In Cheilinus undulatus linkage group 16, ASM1832078v1, whole genome shotgun sequence, one DNA window encodes the following:
- the LOC121524211 gene encoding tripartite motif-containing protein 16-like, whose product MMQKGFQLERETVCCSICLDLLRDPVTVPCGHNYCMSCIKTHWDTEDERGIYRCPQCMQLFTPRPVLVKNTMLAVIVEGVKKTGFQDVLADHCFAGPEDVACDVCTGRKLKACKSCLFCVISFCEEHLQPHYDSPAFSKHELVEPSRKLHEYVCLHHNEVMKMFCRTDQRSICGHCLMDDHKGHDTVSAAAERAERQKELKVSRRKIQQRIQDREKDAKLLQEEVEAINRSADKALDDSDKISNELMLLMERRRTEVKQEVRSQQDTEVRRVKELEQKLEEEIAELKRKDTELEKLFLTKDHNHFLHDYPSLSRLGESTDSYSINIRPVSYFEDVAAAVKEVGDRLRDILSEKWTKVSQSVTEVDASLSQPEPKTRAEFLQHACDITIDPNTANTFLLLSNGNRKATVMSKQQSYCGHPDRFTGWCQVLSEETLRGRCYWEVEWKGEGVCVTVAYRSIMRGGRSNECRFGNNEKSWALDCYNNSYNFWFNNIKTYVSGPRSSKVGVYLDYDAGALSFYNISETMTLLHRVHTTFTEPLHAGLRFYYVEVSAGFCELKQTDKLEF is encoded by the coding sequence ATGATGCAGAAAGGATTCCAGCTAGAACGGGAAACTGTCTGTTGTTCAATCTGTTTGGATCTACTGAGGGATCCAGTGACTGTTCCCTGTGGACACAACTACTGCATGAGCTGCATCAAAACCCACTGGGACACCGAGGATGAGAGGGGAATCTACAGGTGTCCTCAGTGTATGCAGCTCTTCACGCCCAGGCCCGTCCTGGTGAAAAACACCATGTTAGCGGTTATAGTGGAGGGAGTGAAGAAGACTGGATTTCAAGATGTCCTTGCTGATCACTGCTTTGCTGGACCTGAAGATGTGGCCTGTGATGTCTGCACCGGGAGAAAACTGAAAGCCTGCAAGTCCTGTCTGTTCTGTGTCATCTCCTTTTGTGAGGAACATCTTCAGCCTCACTATGACTCTCCTGCCTTTTCCAAACACGAGCTGGTGGAGCCGTCCAGGAAGCTCCATGAGTACGTCTGCCTTCATCACAACGAGGTGATGAAGATGTTCTGTCGCACTGATCAGCGGTCCATCTGTGGTCACTGTTTAATGGACGACCACAAAGGCCACGACACGgtctcagctgcagcagaaagGGCCGAGAGGCAGAAAGAGCTCAAGGTGAGTCGACGAAAGATCCAGCAGAGAATCcaggacagagaaaaagatgcaaAGTTGCTTCAAGAGGAAGTGGAAGCTATCAATCGCTCTGCTGATAAAGCATTGGATGACAGTGATAAGATTTCCAATGAGCTGATGCTTCTCATGGAGAGAAGACGCACTGAAGTGAAGCAGGAGGTCAGATCCCAGCAGGACACGGAAGTGAGGAGAGTCAAAGAGCTGGAGCAGAAGCTGGAGGAGGAGATCGCAGAGCTGAAGAGGAAGGACACTGAGCTGGAGAAGCTCTTTCTCACAAAGGATCACAACCACTTTCTGCACGACTACCCATCACTGTCACGACTCGGCGAATCTACAGACTCATACAGCATAAACATCCGTCCTGTGAGCTACTTTGAAGACGTGGCAGCTGCTGTGAAAGAAGTCGGAGATAGACTACGAGACATTCTGAGTGAGAAATGGACAAAGGTCTCACAGTCAGTGACTGAGGTGGATGCTTCACTGTCGCAGCCAGAGCCCAAAACCAGAGCAGAGTTCTTACAGCATGCATGTGACATCACAATAGATCCAAACACAGCTAACACCTTTCTGCTGTTGTCCAATGGGAACAGAAAAGCAACAGTGATGAGTAAACAGCAGTCTTATTGTGGTCACCCAGACAGATTCACCGGGTGGTGTCAGGTCCTGAGTGAAGAGACCCTGAGGGGGCGCTGTTACTGGGAGGTGGAGTGGAAAGGTGAGGGAGTTTGTGTGACAGTTGCATACAGGAGCATCATGAGAGGAGGGCGATCCAATGAATGCAGATTTGGAAACAATGAAAAGTCATGGGCTTTAGATTGTTACAACAACAGCTATAACTTTTGGTTCAATAATATTAAAACATACGTGTCGGGGCCTCGGTCTTCTAAAGTCGGAGTGTACCTGGATTACGACGCAGGTGCTCTGTCCTTCTACAACATCTCTGAGACCATGACTCTCCTCCACAGAGTCCACACCACATTCACTGAGCCTCTACATGCTGGACTCAGGTTTTATTATGTTGAAGTCAGCGCTGGGTTCTGTGAGctcaaacaaacagacaaacttgagttttag